The region ATTTGAGGATGCCCAGCGATGCATCGGGCAGGCTGTGGCTGGAGGAACTGGAAGGCATCAAATAAGCAGTGTCAGGAGAATGGATACGGATGATTAACAGTACATCGAACAAGCAGGTAAAGCGTGTTGTGAGCCTGAGAAGCAAAGCAAAGGCCCGGCGGGAAGAGGGCATGTATGTGGTGGAGGGCCTCAGAATGTGCAGGGAGCTGAACCCGGAGGATGTGGATGCCCTGTATGTTACGGAGAATTTTGCAGGGAACCGGGATAACAGGAAATGGATGGAGCGGTTCCGGCCGGAGACAGTCAGCGATGCGGCCATGAATGTTATGGCAGATACGCGGACGCCCCAGGGAGTGCTGGCCGTGGTGAGGCAGAAGCGCTATACCATGGATGACATTGTGAGACCGGCGTCAGGCGTCAGGCCATTGGCTATCATGGTCCTGGAGACCATTCAGGACCCCGGAAACCTTGGAACCATTATCCGGGCAGGGGAGGGCGCCGGTATCACAGGCATTGTTATGAATCATGCTACGGCAGATTTATATAATCCAAAGGTTATACGCTCTACGATGGGGTCCATATACAGAATGCCCTTTGTGTATGCGGATGATCTGCAGGATGCCTGCCTGCTCATGAAAAATAAGGGTGTGCGTCTTTTTGCGGCCCATCTGAAAGGCATGAATAATTATGACCAGGAGGATTATACTGACAATGTGGGCTTTTTAATTGGAAATGAGGCCAATGGTCTTACGGAGGAAACCGCCTCGCTGGCAGACTGCCTGGTGAAGATTCCCATGGAGGGAAAGGTGGAATCCCTGAACGCGGCGGTTGCTGCTTCCGTTCTTATGTTTGAGACTGCCAGACAGAGAAGAAGCTGCCGGCAGTGACAGAACCGCGTCAGGAATGAGCGTTCCGGTGGAAACAGCGTAAGGAAAGGACTTCCGGCCATATCTGCCCGCAGGAAGGAGAAGGTGCATATGTTATCAGTTGGATGGCTTGTATCATTTTTGATTTTTCTGGGAGTGGAGCTGGCCTTTGGCTGCCTGACGTCCCTGTGGTTTGCCGCAGGGGCCATAGGCGGATTTGCGGCAGCCCTGGCCGGGCTGCCTATGGAGGCGCAGCTGGCAGTGTTTGTGGCCGTATCATTCCTTACGCTTATTCTTATACGTCCTGTGGCATTTATGCTGGGCAGACGGGAAAGGGCAGGTGGACATCATTAAGCTGCGGCTGGACTTGAGTAAGGAATATGGAATTGTCCTGGAGGGAGGAGGCGCCAAAGGCGCTTATCAGGTGGGGGCCTGGCGTGCCCTCCGGGAAGCGGGCATCCGGATAAAGGGCGCCGCGGGTACCTCCGTTGGCGCCTTGAACGGTGCCCTTATTTGCATGGATGATTTTGAAAAGGCGGAGCGCATTTGGGAGAATATCAGCTACTCCAGGGTCATGGATGTGGACGACGAGCTTATGGAGCGTCTGAGAAAGTTCAGCCTTAAGGATATTTCCAGTCTGGCATCCCTGAATGTGGGGGAACT is a window of Enterocloster clostridioformis DNA encoding:
- a CDS encoding TrmH family RNA methyltransferase, with the protein product MINSTSNKQVKRVVSLRSKAKARREEGMYVVEGLRMCRELNPEDVDALYVTENFAGNRDNRKWMERFRPETVSDAAMNVMADTRTPQGVLAVVRQKRYTMDDIVRPASGVRPLAIMVLETIQDPGNLGTIIRAGEGAGITGIVMNHATADLYNPKVIRSTMGSIYRMPFVYADDLQDACLLMKNKGVRLFAAHLKGMNNYDQEDYTDNVGFLIGNEANGLTEETASLADCLVKIPMEGKVESLNAAVAASVLMFETARQRRSCRQ
- a CDS encoding NfeD family protein, which codes for MLSVGWLVSFLIFLGVELAFGCLTSLWFAAGAIGGFAAALAGLPMEAQLAVFVAVSFLTLILIRPVAFMLGRRERAGGHH